Genomic window (Paenibacillus sp. PK3_47):
CAAACTGCAGTACTCCTCTCCTCTATCTCTTATATCAGTTTACCATGAGCTGACCTTCCTTGTAACTTACTAAAGAGCTGGAAATGCAAATTCATTTCCGGCTGTCCTGACTCTTAGCGTTTACCGGATCCGCAGCCTCACCTTATCTGGAGACGCCTGCAGCTCAGCATGTCCACCCAGCGGAAAAGTAATGATCGGCGAAGTATGCCCGAAGTTAACATCAGCGACAACAGGGATAGCATCAAGCTCCGGCTTGGTATTGATGATGTGCTCCAGCAGCTGCCGGGACATTGCCGAAGCCCGCTGAAATCTGCCGATGACCAATCCCCTTACATGCCGGAACTCCGGCTGGTGGATTAAAGACTGCAAATCGCGGTCAAAGGTCGCTGGATGAGACTCATAATCATCCTCCAGAAACAATATGGCATCCTTCAGACCCGGCATATATTCCGTTCCCTGCAGCAGGTTGAGCGTACAGAGATTCCCGCCGATAATTTTTCCTGCCGCTTGTCCTGCATGAATGGTATATGGCCCTTCGTTCATTTCAAAGGTGCGGTTTTCCTGATCCAAATACCAGGCATCATCGCTCCAGTGTTCGGAAGGATACACATCAACAGGTTCATCTGCCATCATCATTTTAACGAAATAATCCACAGTATACTCATTCCCGTAACGCATGGCAAGCGTTGAAAAATGAGGGCCTGAATAAGTGATCAGCCCTGTTTTGGCATAAATGGCACTGCCCAGCGCTGTAATATCCGAGTAGCCGCACAGACGCTTGGGGTTAGCCGCAATCAGAGGATAATCCAGATGCCGGAGCAGCTGGTTGCAATTAAATCCTCCAATGGTTGTAAGTATTCCTTTCACATTTGGATCGCTAAAAGCATTATGGATGTCTTCAACCCTCGACTGCACAGAAGAAGAAGCAAATTCATCATGTTCATAGGCATGTTCTGCAAAAGACACCTTAAATCCCAATGACTCCAGCTTCTCTACTGATAAGGAGATCTGCTCCTCTGAAATAATGCCTAAACTGTTAGACGGAGAAATAATTCGGATTTCATCACCGGGCTGCAGTGCTGCTGCTTTCATCGGCCCTCCTCCTGTTCTGCTGGTATATACTCGACTTCCCCGCCGGACAACATCCTGGCGTCTGATCAAGTCTTTACTCAGCCAAGCCTTCCTCCCTAAATCTTAACACAGCTTATTATCCCTGCCATCAAAAAAGAGGGCGTATCTCCTGTCATTTTCATGACAAAAGAATACGCCCTCTTCAAAATATCTGCTAAAGCAGATCTGAATTATTATTTCACTACATGAATCGGGTGGCCTTCCACCAGCTCAGCCGCTTCCATGACGATTTCGCCAAGGGTCGGATGCGCGTGGATGGTCAGAGCGATATCTTCGAGTGTAGCGCCCATTTCGATTGCCAGACCAAGCTCAGCAATCAGGTTGGAAGCTTCAAGACCAACGATTTGCGCACCCAGAACGAGGTTGTTCTCGCTGTTAGCCACAATCTTGATGAAGCCGTCAGGAGCGTTCAGGGATACCGCACGGCCATTGCCCGCGAACGGGAATTTGCCGGCTTTTACTTTGTAGCCTTTATCTTTGGCTTCCTTCTCAGTCAGACCAACGCTGGAGCATTCAGGATCTGTGAAGACAACAGCCGGGATGACTTTGTAATCAACCACGGATTTGTGTCCGGAGATCGCTTCTGCTGCGATTTTGCCTTCGTAAGAAGCTTTGTGTGCCAGAGCAAGACCAGGAACGATATCGCCGATAGCATAAATGTTAGGGATATTAGTGCGTCCTTGGTGGTCAACCTTGATCAGACCGCGGTCATCCAGCTCAACGCCGATCAGATCCAGACCCAGTTCGCCGTCAGTGTTCGGACGACGGCCTACAGTAACAAGCAGGTATTCCGCAGTAACTTCCTTGGACTCGCCGCCCACGGAGTATTTCACGGTAACTTCCTTGTCGTTTTGTACAGCACTTTCCGCTTTGGCATTGGTAACGATATCGATGCCGGTTTTTGCCATGTTCTTGGCAACCAGACGGGTCATATCCTTGTCAAAGCCAGGCAGAACAGTGTCCAAACCTTCGATGATTGTTACTTTTGTGCCGAATTTGGAGTACATTTGACCCAGCTCGGCACCGATGTATCCGCCGCCGATAACGATCATGCTCTTCGGAATTTCCGGCAGATCCAAAGCTTCTGTGGAGGACAGGATACGTCCGCCAAACGGGAATGGCTTCAGTTCAATCGGACGGGAACCGGTCGCGATGATACAGTTGTTGAATTTGTAGCGCGGGGACTCATGGTCATTGAACAAACGGGCTTCGTTTGTGCTGATGAACATAGCTTCGCCGCTGAATACTTCAATTTTGTTGCCTTTCATCAGGCTGGTTACGCCGTTTGTCATTCTTTTTACAACACCGTTTTTGAACTCCATAGTTTTGGACCAGTCAACTTTGACGTTCTCGGCAGTTACACCGAAAACTTCGCCGTGCTGAGCAGCCTCAAATTGATGAGCTGCAGAGATCAGTGCTTTGGAAGGGATACATCCGCGGTTCAGGCACACGCCGCCGAGTTCCGATTTATCCACGATGAGAACCTTTTGGCCGAGCTGGGCGGCACGAATTGCCGCCACATACCCGCCGGGACCTGCACCAATTACCAATGTGTCGATTTCGATTGAAGCGTCTCCGACTACCATTAATTACACCTCCATAACTAACATATCAGGATTTGCAAGCAGGGTCTTAATGTAATTCATGAAGTTCTGTGCTGTAGCGCCGTCAATGATCCGGTGGTCAAAGCTCAGGGACAGAGCCATTACCGGAGCTGCTACCACTTCACCGTTCTTGATAACCGGCTTTTCAGTGATGCGGCCTGTACCAAGGATCGCAACTTCAGGGAAGTTGATGATCGGTGTGAAGAACATACCGCCGGCGGAACCGATGTTACTGATGGAAATCGTGCTGCCTCTCATTTCGTTAGCAGACAGCTTGCCGTCACGTCCGCGTACAGCCAGATCAGTGATTGCACTTGCGATCATCCAGATGCTCTTACGGTCAGCGTCCTTGATAACAGGAACAATCAGGCCGTTATCAGTATCTGTAGCGATACCGATATTGTAGTATTTTTTGTAGACAATTTCATTGGACTCTTCGTCAATCATTGCGTTCAGCGCAGGGAATTGACGGGATG
Coding sequences:
- a CDS encoding S66 peptidase family protein, whose amino-acid sequence is MKAAALQPGDEIRIISPSNSLGIISEEQISLSVEKLESLGFKVSFAEHAYEHDEFASSSVQSRVEDIHNAFSDPNVKGILTTIGGFNCNQLLRHLDYPLIAANPKRLCGYSDITALGSAIYAKTGLITYSGPHFSTLAMRYGNEYTVDYFVKMMMADEPVDVYPSEHWSDDAWYLDQENRTFEMNEGPYTIHAGQAAGKIIGGNLCTLNLLQGTEYMPGLKDAILFLEDDYESHPATFDRDLQSLIHQPEFRHVRGLVIGRFQRASAMSRQLLEHIINTKPELDAIPVVADVNFGHTSPIITFPLGGHAELQASPDKVRLRIR
- the lpdA gene encoding dihydrolipoyl dehydrogenase, yielding MVVGDASIEIDTLVIGAGPGGYVAAIRAAQLGQKVLIVDKSELGGVCLNRGCIPSKALISAAHQFEAAQHGEVFGVTAENVKVDWSKTMEFKNGVVKRMTNGVTSLMKGNKIEVFSGEAMFISTNEARLFNDHESPRYKFNNCIIATGSRPIELKPFPFGGRILSSTEALDLPEIPKSMIVIGGGYIGAELGQMYSKFGTKVTIIEGLDTVLPGFDKDMTRLVAKNMAKTGIDIVTNAKAESAVQNDKEVTVKYSVGGESKEVTAEYLLVTVGRRPNTDGELGLDLIGVELDDRGLIKVDHQGRTNIPNIYAIGDIVPGLALAHKASYEGKIAAEAISGHKSVVDYKVIPAVVFTDPECSSVGLTEKEAKDKGYKVKAGKFPFAGNGRAVSLNAPDGFIKIVANSENNLVLGAQIVGLEASNLIAELGLAIEMGATLEDIALTIHAHPTLGEIVMEAAELVEGHPIHVVK